AGGCAATTGCGTCAACCGCTTGCAAGGTCGTCCCGGCGTCGCTCAACAACTGCTGGATCATTGGCAACAACTTCTGCGCGTGCAGGCGCGGGATCACCTCGTAATGGCTCGTGACCTTGCCGTCGTGCAGCAAGGCAACGGAGCAAGCTTCGGTCGCGGTGTCCAGGGCCAGCAAGGTGCTCATCGATGTGTCCGTAAATCAGGTGGGGAAAAAGTGCGCCAGTATAAACAACTACGGCCCGCAAGCGGGCCGTCGTCGATGCAACTGATCAGACTTTTCAGCTCAGCGCTTCAAGCACCTTGCCGGTGATCGCATCGACCGAGCCAACGCCCGGGATGTGGCTGTACTTCGGCTTGCCCTGGGCAGCGGACAGCTTCTGGTAGAAGTCCACCAGCGGCTTGGTCTGGGAATGGTAGACCGACAGGCGATGACGCACGGTTTCTTCAGTGTCGTCCTTGCGTTGCACCAGCTCGTCGCCAGTCACGTCGTCCTTGCCGGCGACCTTTGGCGGGTTGTAGACGGTGTGATAGACACGACCGGACGCTTCGTGAACGCGACGGCCGGCAATGCGCTGGACGATTTCTTCGTCATCTACCGCGATTTCGACCACGTGATCGAGCTCCACTCCGGCAGTCACCAGGGCTTCAGCCTGGGGAATGGTGCGCGGGAAACCGTCGAACAGGAAGCCATTGGCGCAGTCCGGTTGAGCGATGCGATCCTTGACCAGGGCGATGATCAGGTCATCCGACACCAGGCCGCCGGCATCCATGATGCTCTTGGCTTGAACACCCAATGGGGTGCCAGCCTTGACCGCGGCACGCAGCATGTCGCCGGTGGAGATTTGCGGGATACCGAATTTCTCGGTGATGAACTTTGCCTGAGTACCTTTACCGGCCCCGGGAGCTCCCAGCAGAATGACGCGCATCGATGTGCTCCTCAATTTTTTTATGTAAAACGCTCGGATTCGCCTCGTGGGGCCAATCTTCGAAAAACAGGATCGTGACCGCCCAAACGGTCAAAGGCTGCTCAAGATACACAGCAGGCCCGAGCCACACAAGCCGCCGAAAGTCGGAGGAACCCGCGCCCGACGCGACCTTTGTATGAGGTGGCGAGAGTCGCAACCGGGCAACAAACTGTCGCCTGGTCGACCTGCCCTTCCCCGCAAACGGCTACGCCCGGGCGAACCGGGCGAGCTGTTTCACGCAACGCCCCGACGTCAACCGGTGTTGCGCAAACCGGCGGCGATCCCTGCCACAGACACCAGCAACGCCTGTTCCACGGGGCTGCCCTGGGCAACGTCCTGCTGCCGCGAACGCGCCAACAGTTCGGCCTGCAACAGGTGGAGCGGGTCGAGGTAGGTGTTGCGCAGGCGAATGAATTCCAGCGTGTCTGGGCTATGTGCCAGTAGCTGCGACTGGCCGGTCAACCCCAGGACCACCGCGCAGGCCTGCGACAATAGGTCGCGTAAATGCACGCCCAACGGCAGCAGTGCCGGCTCCACCAGACGCTCATCATAGGACTGGGCAATGTCAGCGTCGGCCTTGGCCAGCACCATCTCGAGCATGTCGATGCGGGTACGGAAGAACGGCCATTGCTCGCGCATCTGCCCGAGCAACTCACCCTCGCCGCGCTCCAGCGCCTTGCCCAAGGCGGTTTCCCAACCGAGCCAGGCCGGCAGCATCAGGCGCGTCTGGGTCCAGCCGAAGATCCACGGAATCGCCCGTAGGCTTTCGATACCTCCGGCGCGGCGCTTGGCCGGCCGACTGCCCAGGGGCAGCCGGCCCAATTCCTGCTCCGGCGTGGACTGGCGGAAATACTCGACGAATTGCGGATTTTCCCGCACCACGGCGCGATAGGCTCGGACGCCGTCGGCGGCCAGCTCGTCCATCAAATGACGCCATTCTGGCGTGGGCGGCGGCGGTGGCAGCAGGGTCGCCTCCAGCACCGCAGCGAGATAAAGGTTGAGGTTCTGTTCGGCGATGTCTGGCAGGCCAAATTTGAAACGAATCATTTCGCCCTGTTCAGTGGTGCGGAACCGACCGGCCACCGAACCCGGCGGCTGAGACAGGATCGCCGCATGCGCCGGGCCACCGCCACGGCCCACCGTGCCCCCGCGACCGTGGAACAGCAGCAGTTCGACTTGCTGCTCGCGACAGATATCCACCAAGCGCTCCTGCGCCCGATATTGCGCCCAGGCCGCCGCCGTGGTGCCGGCGTCCTTGGCCGAATCGGAATAGCCGATCATCACTTCCTGAGGCCCTTGCAGGCGTGCACGGTAGCCGGGCAGCGACAAAAGACGCTCCATCACCGGCCCGGCGTTATCCAGGTCGGCAAGGGTTTCGAACAGCGGCACTACCCGCATCGGCCGCAGCACGCCGGCTTCCTTGAGCAGCAGCTGCACCGCCAGCACGTCGGAAGCCGCGCCGGCCATGGAGATCACGTAGGAACCCAGGGACGCCGCAGGTGCCGCCGCGACTTCCCGGCAGGTCGCCAGGACTTCGGCGGTATCGGCCGACGGCTTGAAATGTGGCGGCAACAATGGACGACGGTTATTCAACTCTTCCAGCAGGAAACTGATGCGCTGCTCTTCATTCCAGTCTTCATAACGCCCAAGCCCGAGGTAATCGGTGATCTCGGTCATGGCCGTCGTATGGCGAGTCGAATCCTGGCGCACATCGAGGCGCACGAGGAACAGTCCGAAGGTCACGGCGCGGCGCAGGCAATCAAGCAGCGGTCCGTCGGCGATCACGCCCATGCCGCATTCGTGCAGGGACTGGTAGCACAACTCCAGCGGATCGAGCAGTTCGCGGTTGTTCTGCAGCACCTCGGCGCTGGCCGGCGTCGCGGCCTTCAAGGAAGCCTGGGCCCAGTTGCGCGTGGCCCGCAGGCGCTCACGCAATTGCTTGAGAACCGCGCGATAGGGTTCGGCACTCTCCCCGGCCTGGGTACGCAAGGCATCGCTGGCCTTTTGCATGGACAGGTCCGCCGCCAGGTGATCGACATCGCGCAGATAAAGGTCCGCCGCCATCCAACGCGCCAGCAACAGCACCTCACGGGTGACTGCGGCGGTGACGTTCGGGTTACCGTCACGGTCGCCGCCCATCCACGAGGCAAAGCGGATCGGCGCGGCTTCCAGGGGCAAGCGCAGCCCGGTGGCGGCGTGAAGGGCCTGGTCGGCCTTGCGCAGGTAATTGGGGATGGCGTGCCACAGCGAATGCTCGATCACCGCGAAACCCCACTTGGCCTCGTCCACGGGCGTGGGCCGGGTCCGGCGAATTTCTTCGGTGTGCCAGGCTTCGGCGATCAACCGTTGCAAGCGCTGGTGGATTTGCGCGCGCTCGGCGCTGGTGAGGTCGCGGTGATCCTGGGCGGCCAATTGCGCAGCAATGGCGTCGTATTTCTGGATCAGCGTACGCCGGGCGACTTCGGTGGGGTGGGCGGTGAGAACCAGTTCGATGTCCAGCCGGCCCAATTGCCTGGCCAGCGATTCAGCGCTGTGGCCTTCGGCACGCAGGCGCGCCAGCAGTTCGGGCAGCACTCGCGCTTCGAACGGTGCAGGCTTGGATTCTTCGCGCCGATGAATCAATTGGTATTGCTCGGCGATGTTGGCCAAGTTGAGGAACTGGTTGAACGCCCGCGCCACCGGCAGCAGTTCATCCTCGCTCAACTGGTTGAGGCTGGCGCTCAGCTCGGCGTCCATGGAACCACGGCGATCAGCCTTGGCGCCCTTGCGGATCTGCTCGATCTTGTCGAGAAAGGTGTCCCCGTACTGGTCGCGAATGGTGTTGCCCAGCAGCTCGCCGAGCAGGTGGACGTCCTCGCGCAAGCGGGCATCGATATCGGTCATCAGCAGTTCTCCAGCAAAAAGGTCCGGACAGCTTTGTAGGAGAGAGTGCCGATGCCAGTCGTTAATGACAAGCGACGAAGGGACTTTAAACCTTGTCAGGCAAAGCTAGTCTCATGGATAAGCCACACGACGGCTTGTCACTATCGCGCCCGCCAAAAGCAGGGCTATTGAGGTCATCATGAAAATCCGTGAGCTTGCCCAGCATTGGGAAGAAAACGCCAAGGGTCGCCTGACCCAGACCGGCTACACGATTCATCTCGACGTCGAGGCCGCGGCACGCCTGGCGGCCATCTGCGACATGTACCCCAAGCGCCACCCTGAAGAATTGCTCGGCGAGCTCATCGGCGCGGCACTGGAAGAGCTGGAAGCCAGCTTTCCCTACGTCAGGGGATCGCAGGTAGTGGCCACCGATGAAGAAGGCGATCCGCTGTACGAAGACGTCGGGCCGACCCCGCGGTTCCTCGCATTGTCCCGCCGCCATCTGCATGAACTTTCCTCGCAGAACGACAAATCCAAACACTGACTCCTGCCCCCTGTGGAGCTGCCGAGCGAAGCGAGGCTGCGATCGTTCTTCTGATACTCGAGTTCCGAGTGAAAGATCAAAAGATCGCAGCCCCGCTTCGCTCGGCAGTTCCTACACGCGCCTCGCCCAAAAAAATGCACGCCTCACGGCGCCCGTAATACCGCTGCACGCCTTGAAAGTTCAGCTTTTTTGCCCCTGACCGATCAGTCAGCAATTCTTTTGGCGAATGGCCATCCTTGCCTGAACTTTTGAAAAACGCCTCGGGTCACACCGAGTAACCATACTGGAACGGCCGTTTAAATAAACGCGCCCTGGCGCCCGCGCCAAAACAGACGTCACGGCTTCGGTCCCAGCATGGATTCGTGTTTTTTCAGGAGTTTTCCAATGGAGTTGAAGCCTATGAATACCTGCACTGCCAAACCCTCATCCACTGGCCTGCGCGGCCTGAAGTTGGCTGCCCTGGCTATCGGTAGCAGCTTCATCCTGGCCGGTTGTGCCGGCAATCCACCGTCGGAGCAATATGCGGTCACGCAATCGGCGGTCAACAGCGCCGTCAGCGCCGGTGGCACCGAGTTCGCCGCGGTGGAAATGAAATCGGCCCAGGACAAACTCAAGCAAGCCGAAATCGCCATGCACGACGAGAACTACGAAGAGGCCAAGCGTCTGGCCGAACAGGCCGAATGGGATGCCCGCGTCGCTGAGCGCAAGGCCCAGGCCGCCAAGGCCGAACAGGCTCTCAAGGACTCTCAGAAAGGGGTTCAGGAACTGCGTCAGGAAGGCATGAACAAGGTTCAGTAAACCGCTCACGCCACGACGTATTTCTCATCGATAAAAGGACGACAGACTATGACGCACAAACATTTCATGATGCCCGCCCTGCTTGCCGCCTGCGTAGCCCTGGCCGCTTGCTCCCACGATCCGAACGCGAACCTGGAACAGGCCCGCACCAACTACAACGGGCTGCAGGCCGATCCGGCGGCGACCAAAGTGGCTGCGCTGGAAACCAAGGATGCCGCCGATTTCCTGGCCAAGGCCGACAAGGCCTACCTGGATAACGAAGACGAAGCCAAGGTCGACCAGTTGGCCTACCTGACCAACCAGCGCGTCGAAGTGGCCAAGCAGACCATCGCCCTGCGCAACGCCGAAGCCGAACTGAAAAACGCCGGTGACGAACGCGCCCGTGCATTGCTGGAAGCCCGTAACGCGCAGATCAAGCAGTTGCAGGACAGCCTCAACGCCAAGCAGACCGAGCGCGGTACCCTGGTGACCTTCGGCGACGTGCTGTTTGCCACCAACAAATCCGACCTGCGCACCAGCGGCATGACCAACGTGAGCAAGCTTGCGCAATTCCTCCAGGAAAATCCGGATCGCAAGGTGATCATCGAAGGCTACACCGACAGCACCGGCTCGGACTCCTACAACCAGTCGCTGTCCGAGCGCCGTGCCAGCTCCGTGCGCACGGCCCTGGTGAAAATGGGCGTCGATCCAGCCCGCATCGTGACCCAGGGTTATGGCAAGGAATTCCCGGTCGCCGATAACACCAGCGTCTCGGGCCGCGCCATGAACCGTCGCGTGGAAGTGACCATCTCCAACGACAACCAGCCCGTCGCCCCGCGTTCGACCATGAGCGCCAACTGATCGGTTGAGTGCAACTGAAAAGCCCCGCCTGGTTTCGTCAGGCGGGGCTTTTTCATGGCCGCATATATTTGGCTGTACCCCTTCCCTGTGGGAGCGAGCTTGCTCGCGATGGCGGTGGGACAGGCACCATCTCTGTTGACTGTAATGCCGCTATCGCGAGCAAGCTCGCTCCCACAAGGGATAGCGGTGTCCTTGAGATTGGATTACGGCTGCAGTTTTTGCGGGGTTTCCTGCCCCATGCACCGCACTGCACGCTTCTTCTCGTTGATCAGCACGCCGGTCAGGCCTTTCTGCTCGGTGTCGAACAACACCAGCACGCCATCGATGCACTGGGCGACCTGCGGCGCCGGCTCCAGGGAGACCTTGTAGTCCTCGCCCGGCACGGTCTTGAGCATGGTGAACTGGTTGAGCAGCAACGCATCCTCGGGCTTGGCGAAATGCAGGTAGCCGTAGTACCACAGCACCGCGACAGTGCCGAGGATGCTGCAGATACCGGTGATGATCAGGGGGATGGCGTTACGTTCTTCGCTCATTGCGGGTTCTCGGATGGTTCAACAGGGGATTTCGGATAATTAGGGACTTCACCCAGGCGGCGCAGGCCATCGAAATGCTGGGGGTCGTCGAGGTAGCGCAGCATCACGGTTCGCCAGGTCGGGTCGGCGAAGGTCTGCACATGCCCGCCACGGGTCAGTTGCAACACCCGGGGCGGCGGCGCAGCTTGATACAAGCGGATGCCGTTGGAAAGAGGCACGATCGGGTCATCGAGGCTGTGGTAGATCAGTTTTGGCACGCCGTTCAATTGCGCGATCGAGCCGATGGCGCTGTCACCGTCCGGCACCAGCCACGACAGCGGCACTTGGAACGCCCAGGTCAGCCACGACGTGCCGAGGGCGAAACGCCCGACATCGCGGTAGCTGGCGGGCACCCCGTCCAGCACCAAAGCCTTGAGCTGCTGCTGGCGCTGGGGATGCTCGACCAGATAATGCACCGCCAATGCGCCACCCAGGCTCTGGCCGAGCAGCACCAACGGCTTGCCCCGGACCTCGGGCGCATCGTCGAGCCATTTGAATGCCGCATCGATGTCCTGGTAAATCGCCGGCAGGCTCGGCTCGCCTTCGGAAACACCATAGCCACGATAATCGACCATCAACACCTGATAACCCTGCTCCGGCAACCACCAGCTCCCGCCGAGGTGCCAGGCCAGGTTGCCGCCATTGCCGTGCAGGTGCAGCACCGTGCCCTTGACCTCTACACCCGGCTTCACCGGCAGCCACCAGCCATGCAGCTTCAGGCCATCAGCGGTGGCCAGGGTGACGTCGCGGTATTCGAGCTTGGCCCGCTCCGGCGTGAACGGCAGGCCGCGTTCCGGGTAGAACAGCAGGGAGCTGCAACCGCCCAGGGCCAGCAGCAGGCAAATGATGCCGAGGTTTCGCATCCGGTGAAGCCTCGCAAAAATCAGAATTGAAACACCGTCCTTTGTGGGAGCGGGCTTGCTCGCGAAGGCGGTGTGTCAGTCAATATTATCCTTAGCTGACACACCGCTTTCGCGAGCAAGCCCGCTCCCACAGGGGGACGGTGTTGTGGTTAAAGGATGTTCGAATAATCCGCTTCGATCCGATCCAGGCTCAGGTGGTTCAAGAAGTTGGAGAAGCACATCCAGGCCGACAGTGCATTCATGTCACGGAACTGCTCGGGCAGGTACTTGGGCGGTACGACCAGGCCTTCATCCACCAACTGGCGCAACGTGCGCATGTCCTCCAGGGTGGTCTTGCCGCAGAACAGCAGCGGCACCTGCTCCAGCTTGCCTTTGCGCACGGCGAGCTGAATGTAGTTGTAAACCATGATGAAGCCCTTGAGGTAGGACAAGTCTTTGGTGAATGGCAGACCGGTCGGCACCGAGCCACGGAACACCCGGCTGGCGTTGCCGTAGCTTTCGGCCATTTCAAAACCCTGTTCGCGGAAGAACTCGAACACCTGCAGGAAATCGGCCCCCTCCTCCACCATATGAATGGCCCGGGTGCGGTTGGTGAGCTTGCGCAGGCGACTCGGGTAGGAGGCGAAGGTGATGATTTCCATGAGGATCGCCAGGCCTTCCTGGGTCACCGTCGACGAGGGCGGGCCCTTGGACAGGAAGGTGCAGATCGGCTGGTTCAAGCCGTTGAGGGTGGTGCCGACGTGCACCAGTCCTTCGTGGACTTCCAGCGCCCGGACGTCGCGCTCGTTGAACATCGCGTCGGTGCGGATCTTGATGTAGTCGGCGCCCGCCGCCGCGTCAGCGACGATGCCGTCGGACTCGAACACGCGGATGGTTTCCTCGGCCTCGCCGAACACCCGGTTGAGGCGGTGTTGCAACAGGCCGACGGCTTCCTTGGCGCTGAGCACCTTGGGTTCGTCCTTGAGGTCGCCACGGCCGTCGATGTTGTTCAGGTAATCGGAGAGCATCAGGCCCAGGTCGGCCAGGGTCGGATCGCCAGCGTGGAAGGCGTCGGAGGCGGCGCCGTACAGTTCCTGTGAGATCAGCCCGAAATCCTCGGTGCCGCGCGCTTCGAGCATGCGCACCACCATGCGGTATTCCTTGCACATGCGACGCATGATCTGGCCAACCGGGTTGAACTGCCCGAGCTGGCGGGTGATGTCGCGCTCGATGTTCTGGAACTCCAGCTTCACTTTGCTGGAGTCGAACGACAGGGGGCGGTTGAGGTAATAATCGCGGTCCACCGCCGGCAGTTCCTTACCCTTGGCCTTGAGAAACCCCTTGCGGATGTTCTCGTCCCACTTCACCGCGTCGAGAATGCGAATCGGCGTCTGCGCCAGCACAATGCGATCGGACAAGGTGCGTATCGTCTGCTGGTAATCGTCCACCCGGAACTCCTGTGAAAAAACGTCCGCTTGTAACCGTTATTGGGATTTGACCAGTCGCTGGTAGCGCACGGCTTCCGAGAACACGTCGGAATTGGCCGGGTCATCGAGGTAGCTGAAAACCTTGCTCATGTCGCTGTCCACCAGCACGCCATCACCCTCTTCGCTCGGGTTCGGCTGGCCGCTGAGGAGCTTCTGGCCGATGGCCTGGTTGATCTGTTCCATGTCCAGGTTGTAGACCACCAGTTCCTGCTTGTCGGTCAGTTCGAAACCGGCGATGACGAAATGTCCGCCAAACCGGGCCGGCACTTTTGCCGACAGGTACCAGCGGCTGCCGTGGCGAGAGACCGTCAGGGGAATGGCTTCGCGCTCCTGGGGCCTGGCCCTGAAGTAACTGATGGCCTGGTAGTGGTGCTTGCCGACTTCCGTCAGTTCCAGGTTCAACGGCTCGCCCCAGGCGTTGGTGCTGGTCCAGTGGCCGAGCAGGCCCTTGGGCGCGGCTTCGCTGTCGGGCAATGGCGCCTTGAACGACACCAGGCAACCACTGAGCAACAGCAACAACACGGCCAGTACAACGGCACGCCAGGCTTTCATTGAAACTCCCTATGGTCTGTGGCGAGGGGATTTATCCCCGCTGGGCTGCGAAGCAGCCCCCTTTGCAGTCAGCTCCGTTAGCCAGATGTACCGAGTTGGCTGGTTTTGGGGCCGCTTCGCAGCCCAACGGGGATAAATCCCCTCGCCACAGGGGACTGTGGTAACCCTAAAAGGGCTACACCGACGCCAGTACCAAGTGCATGTAGCGGGTCAGGATGCCGAGCATGTCTTCTTCGGCTACCGGCTCGGCGCCATTGAGCAAGCCCTGATATTCCATCCGTCCGATAATCGCCGTCAACACTTTGGCATCCTGTTGCGGCTCGCGCGAGCCCAGAACCTGGAAAAACTGACACGTGCCGTGCAACAGGATTTGCTGATGAGAGCGTACCAGCACCGCCAGTCGCGGGTTGAGCAACGCTTCCTGGCGGAACGCTTGTTCGGCCATCAGGTAGTCGCGACGGCTCTGCAGTTGATGCTGCACGTAGTCAGCGGTCATCCGCGCGATGTCGTCGGCCAATTGCGAGCGCGACTCGGCGCTGCCGTCCCCATAGGCAACCATCTCGCGCAGCAAGCCCTCGTTATTGGCCCACAACTTGGCCATGAAGGCCGCGCTGCGCTCCACGTATTGGGCGAAGGTATCGGTGAGCAGGTCATCGATGTCCTTGAAGTAATACGTGGTGGCCGACAGCGGCACGCCCGCTTCGGCGGCCACCGCGCGGTGTCGCACCGCCCGCACGCCATCGCGCACGACAATGCGCATGGCCGCGTCGAGAATCTTCTGTCGGCGCTGTTCACTGCCCTGTCGGCTGGCCTTGCGACCTTGGTACTGAACACTTTCAGCCACAGCAGTGGCGACGCCCGCTGCACCTTCTTGAGCCATTGCACGATTCACGACAGGTCTTTCCTCGCTATTTCAGAAGTAACCAATTGATACGTTTGTACCAGACAGGCAATAAAAAGCCGCCCATCGAGGCGGCTTTTTATTTGAAGCATTTACGCTTGGGGCCGCATGTGCGGGAAGAGGATGACATCGCGGATCGACGGTGAGTTGGTCAGCAACATCACCAGGCGATCGATGCCGATCCCTTCGCCGGCCGTTGGCGGCATGCCGTATTCCAGGGCACGGACGAAGTCGGCGTCGTAGTGCATGGCTTCGTCGTCGCCGGCGTCCTTGTCGGCCACCTGGGCCATGAAGCGCTCGGCCTGGTCTTCCGCGTCATTGAGCTCGGAGTAGGCGTTGGCGATTTCACGACCACCGATGAACAGCTCGAAGCGGTCGGTCACGCTTGGGTTCTCGTCGTTGCGACGGGCCAGAGGCGACACTTCGAACGGGTACTGGGTGATGAAGTGCGGCTGCTCCAGCTTGTGCTCGACCAGCTCTTCGAAAATCATCACTTGCAGCTTGCCCAAGCCTTCGAAGCCGAGCACCTTGGCGCCGGCCTTCTTGGCGATGGCGCGGGCCTTGTCGATGTCCTGCAGGTCGGCGGCGGTGATTTCCGGGTTGTACTTGAGGATCGAGTCGAACACCGACAAACGCACGAACGGCTCGCCGAAGTGGAACACCTTGTCGCCGTACGGCACGTCGGTGCTGCCCAGGACCAACTGCGCCAGCTCGCGGAACAGTTCCTCGGTCAGGTCCATGTTGTCTTCGTAGTCGGCGTAGGCCTGGTAGAACTCGAGCATGGTGAACTCTGGGTTGTGCCGGGTCGAAACGCCTTCGTTACGGAAGTTGCGGTTGATCTCGAAGACTTTTTCGAACCCGCCGACCACCAGGCGCTTGAGGTACAGCTCCGGCGCGATACGCAGGAACATTTCCATGTCCAGGGCGTTGTGGTGGGTTTCGAACGGCTTGGCCGCCGCGCCGCCAGGGATGGTCTGCAACATCGGCGTCTCGACTTCGAGGAAGTCACGCTTCATCAGGAAGCTGCGGATGTGGGCGATGACTTGCGAACGCACGCGGAAGGTCTGGCGCACCTCTTCGTTGACGATCAGGTCGACGTAGCGCTGGCGGTAGCGCTGCTCGGTGTCGGTCAGGCCGTGGTGCTTGTCCGGCAATGGGCGCAGGGACTTGGTCAGCAGGCGCACGTTGGTCATTTCGACGTACAGGTCGCCCTTGCCGGAGCGGGCCAGGGTGCCTTCGGCAGCGATGATGTCGCCCAGGTCCCAGGTCTTGACGGCGGCCAGGGTTTCTTCCGGCAGGGTCTTGCGATTGACGTAGACCTGGATGCGCCCGGTCATGTCCTGAATCACCATGAACGAACCACGGTTGAGCATGATGCGACCGGCAACCTTGACCGGAATCGCCGCCTCGGCCAGCTCTTCCTTGGTCTTGTCCGCGTACTTCTTCTGCAGGACGTCGCAATACGCGTCGCGGCGGAAGTCGTTGGGGAAGGCCTGGCCCTTGGCGCGCTCGGCAGCAAGCTTTTCCTTGCGCAGGGCGATCAGGGAGTTTTCTTCCTGTTGCAGGGCTTGCGGGTCGAGTTCTAGGTCGCTCATGTCTTTAAGGTTTCCATCACAGGTTCGTTGCCCCCGGCCCCGGGGCCGGAGTTTGCGGGCAGGCCTCGCTCCCATGGAAGCGTGCCTGCCCACCGCGTGGGTGTCGCGTTACAGCCCTTGCTTGAGGCTGGCGATCAGGTATTCATCGATGTCGCCGTCGAGCACTTTGTCGCAGTCGCTGCGTTCGATGCTGGTGCGCAGGTCCTTGATCCGCGAGGCGTCGAGCACGTACGAGCGGATCTGGTGACCCCAGCCGATGTCGGACTTGGTGTCTTCCAGGGCCTGGGACGCGGCGTTGCGCTTCTGCACTTCCTGCTCGTACAAGCGGGCCCGCAGCATCTTCATCGCGGTGTCTTTGTTCGCGTGCTGGGAACGCTCGTTCTGGCAACTGACCACGGTGTTGGTCGGTACGTGGGTGATCCGCACGGCCGAGTCGGTGGTGTTGACGTGCTGGCCACCGGCCCCGGAGGAACGGTAGGTGTCGATGCGCAGGTCGGCCGGGTTGATCTCGATTTCGATGTTGTCATCGATTTCCGGCGAGACGAATACCGCCGAGAACGAGGTATGGCGACGGTTGCCAGAGTCGAACGGGCTCTTGCGCACCAGGCGGTGCACGCCGATCTCGGTCCGCAGCCAGCCGAAGGCGTATTCGCCCTTGATGTGCACGGTGGCGCCCTTGATCCCGGCGACTTCACCGGCCGACAGCTCCATGATGGTCGCGTCGAAACCGCGTTTGTCGGCCCAGCGCAGGTACATGCGCAGCAGGATGTTGGCCCAGTCCTGGGCCTCGGTGCCGCCGGAACCGGCCTGGATGTCCAGGTAGGCGTTGTTCATGTCCATCTCGCCGCTGAACATGCGACGGAATTCCAG
This genomic interval from Pseudomonas alvandae contains the following:
- a CDS encoding alpha/beta hydrolase, whose translation is MRNLGIICLLLALGGCSSLLFYPERGLPFTPERAKLEYRDVTLATADGLKLHGWWLPVKPGVEVKGTVLHLHGNGGNLAWHLGGSWWLPEQGYQVLMVDYRGYGVSEGEPSLPAIYQDIDAAFKWLDDAPEVRGKPLVLLGQSLGGALAVHYLVEHPQRQQQLKALVLDGVPASYRDVGRFALGTSWLTWAFQVPLSWLVPDGDSAIGSIAQLNGVPKLIYHSLDDPIVPLSNGIRLYQAAPPPRVLQLTRGGHVQTFADPTWRTVMLRYLDDPQHFDGLRRLGEVPNYPKSPVEPSENPQ
- the adk gene encoding adenylate kinase, giving the protein MRVILLGAPGAGKGTQAKFITEKFGIPQISTGDMLRAAVKAGTPLGVQAKSIMDAGGLVSDDLIIALVKDRIAQPDCANGFLFDGFPRTIPQAEALVTAGVELDHVVEIAVDDEEIVQRIAGRRVHEASGRVYHTVYNPPKVAGKDDVTGDELVQRKDDTEETVRHRLSVYHSQTKPLVDFYQKLSAAQGKPKYSHIPGVGSVDAITGKVLEALS
- a CDS encoding OmpA family protein — its product is MTHKHFMMPALLAACVALAACSHDPNANLEQARTNYNGLQADPAATKVAALETKDAADFLAKADKAYLDNEDEAKVDQLAYLTNQRVEVAKQTIALRNAEAELKNAGDERARALLEARNAQIKQLQDSLNAKQTERGTLVTFGDVLFATNKSDLRTSGMTNVSKLAQFLQENPDRKVIIEGYTDSTGSDSYNQSLSERRASSVRTALVKMGVDPARIVTQGYGKEFPVADNTSVSGRAMNRRVEVTISNDNQPVAPRSTMSAN
- a CDS encoding flavohemoglobin expression-modulating QEGLA motif protein, with amino-acid sequence MDDYQQTIRTLSDRIVLAQTPIRILDAVKWDENIRKGFLKAKGKELPAVDRDYYLNRPLSFDSSKVKLEFQNIERDITRQLGQFNPVGQIMRRMCKEYRMVVRMLEARGTEDFGLISQELYGAASDAFHAGDPTLADLGLMLSDYLNNIDGRGDLKDEPKVLSAKEAVGLLQHRLNRVFGEAEETIRVFESDGIVADAAAGADYIKIRTDAMFNERDVRALEVHEGLVHVGTTLNGLNQPICTFLSKGPPSSTVTQEGLAILMEIITFASYPSRLRKLTNRTRAIHMVEEGADFLQVFEFFREQGFEMAESYGNASRVFRGSVPTGLPFTKDLSYLKGFIMVYNYIQLAVRKGKLEQVPLLFCGKTTLEDMRTLRQLVDEGLVVPPKYLPEQFRDMNALSAWMCFSNFLNHLSLDRIEADYSNIL
- a CDS encoding DUF4398 domain-containing protein is translated as MELKPMNTCTAKPSSTGLRGLKLAALAIGSSFILAGCAGNPPSEQYAVTQSAVNSAVSAGGTEFAAVEMKSAQDKLKQAEIAMHDENYEEAKRLAEQAEWDARVAERKAQAAKAEQALKDSQKGVQELRQEGMNKVQ
- a CDS encoding TetR/AcrR family transcriptional regulator, with the translated sequence MNRAMAQEGAAGVATAVAESVQYQGRKASRQGSEQRRQKILDAAMRIVVRDGVRAVRHRAVAAEAGVPLSATTYYFKDIDDLLTDTFAQYVERSAAFMAKLWANNEGLLREMVAYGDGSAESRSQLADDIARMTADYVQHQLQSRRDYLMAEQAFRQEALLNPRLAVLVRSHQQILLHGTCQFFQVLGSREPQQDAKVLTAIIGRMEYQGLLNGAEPVAEEDMLGILTRYMHLVLASV
- the ppc gene encoding phosphoenolpyruvate carboxylase, which codes for MTDIDARLREDVHLLGELLGNTIRDQYGDTFLDKIEQIRKGAKADRRGSMDAELSASLNQLSEDELLPVARAFNQFLNLANIAEQYQLIHRREESKPAPFEARVLPELLARLRAEGHSAESLARQLGRLDIELVLTAHPTEVARRTLIQKYDAIAAQLAAQDHRDLTSAERAQIHQRLQRLIAEAWHTEEIRRTRPTPVDEAKWGFAVIEHSLWHAIPNYLRKADQALHAATGLRLPLEAAPIRFASWMGGDRDGNPNVTAAVTREVLLLARWMAADLYLRDVDHLAADLSMQKASDALRTQAGESAEPYRAVLKQLRERLRATRNWAQASLKAATPASAEVLQNNRELLDPLELCYQSLHECGMGVIADGPLLDCLRRAVTFGLFLVRLDVRQDSTRHTTAMTEITDYLGLGRYEDWNEEQRISFLLEELNNRRPLLPPHFKPSADTAEVLATCREVAAAPAASLGSYVISMAGAASDVLAVQLLLKEAGVLRPMRVVPLFETLADLDNAGPVMERLLSLPGYRARLQGPQEVMIGYSDSAKDAGTTAAAWAQYRAQERLVDICREQQVELLLFHGRGGTVGRGGGPAHAAILSQPPGSVAGRFRTTEQGEMIRFKFGLPDIAEQNLNLYLAAVLEATLLPPPPPTPEWRHLMDELAADGVRAYRAVVRENPQFVEYFRQSTPEQELGRLPLGSRPAKRRAGGIESLRAIPWIFGWTQTRLMLPAWLGWETALGKALERGEGELLGQMREQWPFFRTRIDMLEMVLAKADADIAQSYDERLVEPALLPLGVHLRDLLSQACAVVLGLTGQSQLLAHSPDTLEFIRLRNTYLDPLHLLQAELLARSRQQDVAQGSPVEQALLVSVAGIAAGLRNTG